One window from the genome of Streptococcus parasanguinis encodes:
- the pulA gene encoding type I pullulanase → MRQYHVKLHFHKQKGNYFAYDMWQWQDQVEGKSVSFSKLDYFGVEGNLIYESEEPLNRGHVLVKEGDWLTKTRDFEIELLPEGYVREVWILDGDDTVYYSLQAALTSHAYSHRQPHAYDMAMRPREFDAKWAYQGWLGHREEEGEHCFKLWAPTAKKVELLLYQSTDSDAPIWKSIPMTRGKQESSYHPENTHGVWILDFLGNLSGMAYQYRVHFEHHTQVTRDPYSIATTADGMRSAILSRADRQFDWGPKKGADATPWRLDNPCQAVIYEMHLRDLTKSPTSGVDESLRGTYLGACQEGTVNSHGDATAFDYIRQLGVNVVQLQPISDRFKQYDDEGQVTYNWGYDVQNYSAPETSFSTDPSNPKQTMKELKTMIRAYHEAGISVVLDVVYNHIYSTEHGPFQNTVPDYYYRMEPDGRFQNGTGVGNETASEHEMYRKYMIDSLTHWVKEYQIDGFRFDLMGIHDVRTMNAIREAMDALDPRIFLYGEGWDMGTGLAPEDKAKKDNAAQLPRIGFFNDTERDAIKGAEVYGSIKRGFVSRKSTEYIVARAVLGSAELGNYLSPNQVLNYVEAHDNYNLYDLLQTLHPNEKVAGLVKRSELATAMNLLFQGMTFMQLGQEFMRTKLVETGPDGEITPLDRERAMNSYNAPDFVNQVNWDLVSQNKESIAYIRSLINLKTSLPVLGLESYDKIYQQVFIQSATDCSGLLIFELTGDKKYLVIFNASGLPYYLQNSNKLKLMVGNSRHKRPFYVENLTASVFEVLDEGKA, encoded by the coding sequence ATGCGACAATACCATGTAAAGCTTCATTTTCATAAGCAAAAAGGAAATTATTTTGCCTATGATATGTGGCAGTGGCAGGATCAAGTAGAAGGAAAATCAGTCTCTTTCTCCAAGTTGGATTATTTTGGAGTAGAAGGCAATCTAATTTATGAGAGCGAAGAACCCTTGAACCGGGGCCATGTCTTGGTCAAAGAAGGGGATTGGCTCACCAAGACCCGTGATTTTGAAATCGAACTTTTACCAGAAGGCTATGTTCGAGAAGTATGGATTCTCGATGGAGACGATACAGTCTATTATTCTTTGCAAGCTGCTTTGACGAGTCATGCCTACAGCCATCGTCAGCCTCATGCCTACGATATGGCAATGCGTCCTAGAGAGTTTGATGCTAAATGGGCGTATCAAGGATGGCTCGGTCATCGGGAGGAAGAAGGGGAGCATTGCTTTAAACTGTGGGCACCAACGGCTAAGAAAGTTGAATTGTTGCTTTATCAATCAACAGACTCGGATGCGCCTATTTGGAAGAGCATTCCGATGACGCGTGGTAAACAAGAGTCTAGCTACCACCCAGAAAATACCCATGGTGTTTGGATTTTAGATTTTCTAGGAAATTTAAGTGGCATGGCCTATCAATATCGTGTGCATTTTGAACACCATACTCAAGTAACGCGCGATCCTTATAGCATTGCAACGACAGCCGATGGGATGCGCTCAGCCATTCTTTCACGAGCAGATCGTCAGTTTGATTGGGGTCCTAAAAAAGGCGCCGATGCGACTCCTTGGCGCTTGGACAATCCTTGTCAAGCAGTGATTTATGAGATGCACCTTCGGGATTTGACCAAGTCACCGACATCAGGTGTGGACGAGTCTTTACGTGGAACCTATCTGGGGGCTTGCCAAGAAGGAACCGTCAATAGCCATGGTGATGCAACTGCCTTTGATTATATCCGTCAGTTAGGGGTCAATGTCGTGCAACTGCAGCCGATTTCTGATCGCTTTAAACAGTACGACGATGAAGGCCAGGTGACCTATAATTGGGGCTACGACGTTCAGAATTATTCTGCACCAGAAACTAGCTTTTCAACGGATCCATCCAATCCGAAACAAACCATGAAAGAGCTCAAAACAATGATCCGGGCTTATCATGAGGCAGGAATTTCTGTGGTCTTGGATGTGGTCTACAATCATATCTATTCGACCGAACATGGTCCTTTCCAAAATACAGTGCCCGATTATTATTACCGGATGGAGCCAGATGGTCGTTTCCAAAATGGGACAGGTGTTGGGAATGAAACGGCTAGTGAGCATGAAATGTACCGCAAGTACATGATTGATTCCCTCACGCATTGGGTCAAAGAGTACCAGATCGATGGCTTCCGCTTTGATTTGATGGGTATTCACGATGTAAGGACGATGAATGCTATTCGGGAGGCTATGGATGCTCTGGATCCTCGCATTTTTCTTTACGGAGAAGGTTGGGACATGGGAACAGGACTCGCACCAGAAGATAAGGCTAAGAAAGACAATGCAGCGCAATTGCCTCGAATTGGATTCTTCAATGATACGGAGCGCGATGCCATTAAAGGGGCTGAGGTTTATGGTTCCATCAAACGTGGCTTCGTCAGCAGAAAATCAACAGAGTATATCGTAGCGCGTGCTGTTTTAGGTAGTGCAGAGCTTGGCAATTATTTAAGTCCCAATCAGGTCTTGAATTATGTGGAGGCTCATGACAATTATAATCTCTATGACTTGCTTCAGACTCTTCATCCGAATGAAAAAGTAGCAGGATTGGTCAAGCGCTCAGAGTTGGCTACGGCCATGAATCTGCTCTTTCAGGGCATGACCTTTATGCAATTGGGTCAAGAGTTCATGAGGACCAAATTGGTAGAGACAGGTCCTGATGGAGAAATCACTCCTTTGGATCGTGAACGGGCCATGAATTCCTACAATGCTCCAGATTTTGTGAATCAGGTCAACTGGGATCTGGTCAGTCAAAACAAGGAATCAATTGCCTATATCCGAAGCTTGATCAATTTGAAGACAAGTCTTCCTGTCTTAGGGCTTGAAAGCTATGATAAAATCTACCAACAAGTCTTTATCCAATCTGCAACTGATTGTAGTGGACTTCTGATATTTGAACTAACAGGAGACAAGAAGTACTTGGTCATCTTCAACGCCAGCGGACTTCCATATTACCTCCAAAATTCAAATAAATTGAAATTGATGGTTGGGAATAGTCGTCATAAACGACCATTCTATGTGGAGAATTTAACAGCTTCTGTTTTTGAAGTCCTAGATGAAGGTAAAGCGTAA
- a CDS encoding MarR family winged helix-turn-helix transcriptional regulator: MSILREIGIIARALDSIANIEFRDLDLARGQYLYLVRIAEQPGMIQEELSELLKVDRSTVARSVKKLEERGLIQQRPRGENLKTKEWELTEKGKQIYPFILGEHLYSETTALKGFSKEEVAQLEEYLIRVRENITLDWELVKKGQKRNYSEVKQ, from the coding sequence ATGAGTATTTTGCGTGAGATAGGCATCATTGCGCGAGCTCTGGATTCTATAGCAAATATTGAATTTCGAGATTTGGATTTGGCGCGTGGTCAATACCTTTACCTGGTGCGAATTGCGGAGCAACCTGGAATGATTCAGGAAGAACTCTCTGAGCTCTTAAAAGTCGATCGCTCAACTGTTGCCCGATCCGTAAAAAAACTAGAAGAACGAGGATTGATTCAGCAGCGCCCAAGGGGTGAAAACCTTAAAACCAAGGAATGGGAATTAACTGAAAAAGGCAAGCAGATTTACCCCTTCATTTTAGGGGAACATCTTTACTCTGAGACAACTGCCTTAAAAGGATTTTCCAAAGAAGAAGTCGCACAGTTAGAGGAGTATCTGATCCGAGTTCGTGAGAATATCACCCTGGATTGGGAACTAGTCAAAAAAGGTCAAAAAAGAAATTATAGTGAGGTAAAGCAATGA
- a CDS encoding YihY/virulence factor BrkB family protein, whose protein sequence is MKKVLQKILGQPFIKGFVRFYQSAESDITSIAVAYYLLISIFPLMLIAANILPYFHIRPTQILLSLQKVLPASLYRIVAQMISSVLTKPSTGLLSFSIISALWIFSQSIAYLQKAYNKSYGVEKERGIIWGRLFSFLISFALQGLFGLSLILSMFGKMIVRYLYQTFSFDRTIYVRLLNLTEPTIYLLLFVSLVLLYYTLPNVKIPKFRYVLPGATFVVAVLYAILNIFWKYVDRYVSHFLDARFFGSVVLAVIMFWFILVAKIMIIGCILNASIQFAREAKFQTRSGEIVSKLKSEEVDFRHREVSQKLKRRLRLIKKEKTE, encoded by the coding sequence ATGAAAAAGGTCCTACAAAAAATACTGGGACAGCCATTTATAAAGGGCTTCGTGCGGTTTTATCAGAGTGCAGAGTCTGATATCACTAGCATTGCGGTGGCCTATTATTTGCTGATCTCCATTTTCCCTTTGATGCTGATTGCAGCCAATATTTTACCCTACTTTCATATTCGTCCCACTCAGATTCTTTTAAGCTTACAAAAAGTCTTGCCAGCCTCCTTATATCGAATAGTGGCACAGATGATTTCGAGTGTCTTGACCAAACCTTCGACAGGCTTACTGAGTTTCTCGATTATTTCTGCTTTGTGGATCTTCTCTCAGAGCATTGCCTACCTCCAAAAAGCCTATAACAAGAGTTATGGGGTGGAAAAGGAGCGTGGTATTATCTGGGGGCGACTCTTTAGCTTTCTGATCAGTTTTGCCTTGCAGGGCTTGTTTGGACTCTCGCTGATCCTTTCCATGTTTGGGAAAATGATCGTTCGTTATCTCTATCAGACCTTTTCATTTGATCGGACGATTTATGTGCGCTTACTGAATTTGACAGAGCCGACCATCTACCTCTTACTTTTTGTCAGTCTGGTCTTGCTCTATTACACCCTTCCAAATGTCAAAATTCCAAAATTTAGATATGTATTGCCAGGGGCGACCTTTGTTGTTGCTGTCCTGTATGCGATCTTGAATATCTTTTGGAAATATGTGGATCGTTATGTGAGTCATTTCTTAGATGCTCGTTTCTTCGGTTCGGTCGTCCTAGCGGTCATCATGTTCTGGTTCATCTTGGTGGCAAAAATCATGATTATTGGTTGTATTTTAAACGCCAGTATCCAATTTGCCAGAGAAGCCAAGTTCCAAACGCGCAGTGGAGAAATTGTCTCTAAGTTAAAATCAGAAGAAGTGGACTTTCGGCATAGAGAAGTTTCACAAAAATTAAAGCGTCGGTTACGCTTGATAAAAAAAGAAAAAACGGAATAA
- a CDS encoding diacylglycerol kinase family lipid kinase, whose product MVERIKKARLIYNPTSGQEIIKKNIAEVLDVLEDVGYETSAYQTTPEPFSAQNEAERAAKAGFDLIIAAGGDGTINEVVNGVAGLENRPQMAFIPTGTTNDYARALKIPMGDPVAAARIIEKNQTIQMDIGRAYGSKYFINIAAAGTMTELTFSVPSSVKSRLGYFAYVAEAAKMLPRNKARKVRIEHDNGVFEGPASMIFVALTNSIAGFESVAPDAKLDDGNFTLIIVKTAKLFNMLSLMIQAINGGKHVHDENVEYLKTKKLTIEMLGKNAQPFRINLDGEYGGDTPVELEVFHNHLEFFANIDEINNDALVHPSEE is encoded by the coding sequence ATGGTAGAACGAATCAAAAAAGCCCGTTTAATTTATAATCCGACCTCTGGGCAAGAAATTATCAAGAAAAATATTGCGGAAGTCTTGGACGTACTCGAAGATGTGGGCTATGAAACTAGCGCTTATCAAACGACTCCAGAACCATTTTCTGCCCAAAATGAAGCAGAAAGAGCCGCTAAGGCAGGCTTTGATTTAATCATTGCCGCTGGTGGAGATGGTACGATTAACGAAGTGGTCAATGGGGTTGCAGGTCTGGAAAATCGTCCGCAGATGGCCTTTATCCCGACTGGTACCACCAATGACTATGCGCGTGCCTTGAAGATCCCGATGGGTGATCCTGTGGCGGCTGCCCGCATTATAGAAAAAAACCAAACCATTCAAATGGATATTGGTCGTGCCTATGGCAGCAAGTATTTCATCAACATTGCTGCAGCAGGAACCATGACAGAATTGACCTTCAGTGTTCCAAGTAGTGTTAAATCTCGCTTGGGTTACTTTGCCTATGTGGCAGAAGCTGCTAAAATGTTGCCGCGAAACAAGGCTCGTAAGGTGCGGATTGAGCATGACAATGGTGTCTTTGAAGGGCCAGCGTCTATGATTTTCGTGGCCTTGACCAACTCCATTGCTGGTTTTGAAAGTGTCGCGCCAGATGCTAAGCTTGATGATGGGAACTTTACCTTGATTATCGTAAAAACTGCTAAGCTCTTTAACATGTTGTCCTTGATGATTCAGGCCATCAATGGAGGCAAGCATGTGCACGATGAAAATGTAGAATATCTCAAGACCAAGAAGTTGACGATCGAAATGTTAGGAAAAAATGCTCAACCATTCCGTATCAATCTAGATGGGGAGTACGGAGGAGATACTCCAGTTGAATTGGAAGTCTTCCATAATCACTTGGAATTCTTTGCAAATATTGATGAAATCAACAACGATGCTTTGGTTCACCCATCTGAAGAATAA
- the ligA gene encoding NAD-dependent DNA ligase LigA, producing MKTRMKELVELLNRYAYEYYTKDAPSVSDSEYDQLYRELVELETAHPDEILPESPTHRVGGVVLKGFTKYQHQYPLYSLQDAFSREELEAFDQRVRKEFPSISYVCELKIDGLSISLTYENGVLVTGATRGDGSVGEDITENLKRVKDIPLVLPEPVNITVRGECYMPRASFDRVNQIRQENGEPEFANPRNAAAGTLRQLDTTIVAKRNLATFLYQEVSPTDQSSQEGVLEKLACLGFVVNQERVLAEDMEQIWDFIQKVAQLREDLPYDIDGIVIKVNDLAVQEELGFTVKAPKWAVAYKFPAEEKEAKILSVDWTVGRTGVVTPTANLTPVQLAGTTVSRATLHNVDYIAEKDIHQDDTVIVYKAGDIIPAVLRVVKDKRVSDQALAIPTQCPSCQSELLHFEDEVALRCINPLCPAQIKEGLNHFASRDAMNITGLGPAVVEKLFAAQLVEDVAGIYRLTVEDLLTLEGFKEKSAEKLYEAIQASKENSAEKLLFGLGIRHVGSKVSQILLQEFHDLDQLATADPERIASIDSLGMVVAESLKRYFAQEGSKRLLQELKEAGVNMAYLGEKVAADAALSGMTVVLTGKLERLTRSEAKAKLESLGAKVTGSVSKKTDLVVAGSDAGSKLTKAQELGIQVEDEAWLESL from the coding sequence ATGAAAACCAGAATGAAAGAATTAGTGGAATTACTCAATCGATATGCTTACGAGTATTACACAAAAGACGCTCCATCTGTTTCAGATAGTGAATATGATCAATTATATCGGGAGTTGGTGGAACTAGAAACTGCTCATCCAGATGAGATCTTACCAGAGAGTCCAACTCACCGTGTAGGTGGTGTGGTTTTAAAAGGCTTTACCAAATACCAGCACCAGTATCCCCTTTATAGTTTGCAGGATGCTTTTTCGCGTGAAGAATTAGAAGCCTTTGATCAGCGTGTCCGTAAGGAATTTCCTTCTATCAGCTATGTATGTGAGCTGAAAATCGATGGCTTGTCCATTTCCCTCACCTATGAAAATGGAGTCCTCGTAACGGGGGCGACACGTGGGGATGGTTCTGTCGGTGAGGATATTACAGAGAACCTCAAGCGGGTCAAGGACATTCCTTTGGTGTTACCAGAGCCAGTGAACATTACAGTTCGAGGCGAGTGCTACATGCCACGGGCTTCCTTTGATCGGGTCAATCAGATCCGTCAAGAAAACGGCGAGCCGGAGTTTGCTAATCCGCGGAATGCTGCTGCAGGAACACTTCGCCAATTGGATACGACAATCGTGGCCAAGCGAAATCTTGCAACCTTCTTGTATCAAGAAGTGAGCCCGACGGATCAAAGCAGTCAGGAAGGCGTGCTTGAGAAATTAGCCTGCTTAGGCTTTGTCGTGAACCAAGAGCGAGTGCTGGCTGAGGATATGGAGCAAATTTGGGACTTTATCCAAAAAGTAGCTCAACTTCGAGAGGATCTTCCCTACGATATCGATGGGATCGTCATCAAGGTCAATGACCTAGCTGTTCAAGAAGAACTAGGCTTTACCGTAAAAGCCCCTAAATGGGCTGTCGCCTATAAGTTTCCAGCTGAAGAAAAAGAAGCGAAAATCCTATCGGTGGATTGGACGGTTGGACGAACCGGTGTTGTGACGCCAACTGCCAATCTAACTCCAGTCCAGCTAGCAGGAACCACTGTTAGTCGGGCAACCTTGCACAATGTGGACTATATTGCTGAAAAAGACATCCATCAGGATGATACCGTCATTGTCTACAAGGCGGGTGATATCATTCCTGCGGTCTTGCGTGTTGTCAAAGATAAACGGGTATCTGATCAAGCATTAGCCATTCCAACTCAATGTCCTAGTTGTCAGAGTGAGTTGCTTCATTTTGAGGATGAGGTGGCCCTTCGCTGTATCAATCCGCTCTGTCCAGCACAGATTAAGGAAGGATTGAACCACTTTGCCAGTCGGGATGCTATGAATATCACAGGCTTGGGTCCAGCTGTTGTAGAGAAACTCTTTGCAGCTCAGTTAGTAGAGGATGTGGCAGGGATTTATCGTCTGACAGTCGAGGATCTATTGACCTTAGAAGGCTTTAAAGAAAAATCTGCTGAAAAACTCTATGAAGCTATTCAAGCTTCAAAAGAGAATTCAGCTGAGAAGTTACTCTTTGGTTTGGGGATCCGCCATGTCGGTAGCAAGGTTAGTCAAATCTTGCTCCAAGAATTCCATGACCTCGATCAATTGGCTACAGCTGATCCAGAACGGATTGCCAGCATTGATAGTCTCGGTATGGTCGTGGCTGAAAGTCTCAAGCGTTATTTCGCGCAAGAAGGATCCAAGCGCCTATTACAAGAGCTCAAAGAAGCTGGTGTCAATATGGCTTATCTTGGTGAGAAAGTCGCTGCTGATGCGGCCCTATCAGGAATGACAGTCGTTTTGACTGGGAAGCTAGAGCGACTCACGCGTTCAGAAGCCAAGGCAAAATTAGAAAGTCTGGGCGCTAAGGTAACTGGATCGGTTTCCAAAAAAACAGATTTAGTCGTTGCAGGTAGTGACGCTGGTAGCAAGTTAACCAAAGCACAAGAATTAGGAATCCAGGTAGAAGATGAGGCCTGGCTTGAAAGTTTATAG
- a CDS encoding B3/B4 domain-containing protein: protein MKVTVDQAFWDLFPTARITVMSLYGIDNTVDEAKDPYFKELLDKGAKRAWEFIDEENYTQSEFVQEWRQAFSKFKTKKGARSSIEALLKRVYQGREFYPINPLVDLYNSVSMAYALPCGGEDMDKLVGGLSLGQAKGGEPFFPLGADEDSPALEGEIIYYDQEGAVCRCLNWREAQRTMLTEDTKDAILVIEAINEEQAKRAQTAMQELKDLAKDYFGVEGTIYQLSAEHASIEV, encoded by the coding sequence ATGAAAGTGACAGTCGATCAAGCATTTTGGGATTTATTTCCAACAGCTAGAATTACAGTGATGTCCTTGTATGGCATTGATAATACAGTAGATGAAGCCAAGGATCCTTATTTCAAAGAATTATTGGACAAGGGTGCCAAGCGAGCATGGGAATTTATCGATGAAGAAAACTATACCCAGAGTGAGTTCGTTCAAGAGTGGCGCCAAGCTTTTAGCAAGTTTAAAACAAAAAAAGGAGCCCGATCTTCCATCGAGGCACTCTTAAAACGGGTTTACCAGGGACGTGAATTCTATCCGATTAATCCTTTGGTGGATCTTTACAATAGCGTGTCGATGGCTTATGCCCTTCCTTGTGGGGGAGAAGATATGGATAAATTGGTGGGTGGCCTCTCTCTAGGTCAAGCGAAAGGAGGCGAACCTTTCTTTCCATTAGGAGCTGACGAAGATTCGCCAGCTTTGGAAGGGGAGATCATCTACTACGACCAAGAAGGCGCCGTTTGCCGTTGTTTGAATTGGCGTGAGGCTCAAAGAACCATGCTAACTGAAGATACCAAGGACGCTATTTTGGTCATTGAAGCCATCAACGAGGAGCAGGCCAAACGAGCCCAAACAGCCATGCAGGAATTGAAAGATCTAGCCAAGGATTATTTTGGGGTTGAAGGCACCATCTATCAATTAAGTGCAGAGCATGCAAGTATAGAAGTTTAA
- a CDS encoding QueT transporter family protein, whose amino-acid sequence MKQLTARDMAQIAIVAAIYIVLTITPPLNAMAYYGYQFRVSEMMNFLAFYNKKYLIAVTLGCMIANLFSFGWIDVFVGGGSTFVFLGLGLILFGRFKNKFLFDGLIRLDHFLFAIFFSISMFTIALELYYLQGQPFFYNWLTMGLGEFASLIFGAIVINQLSKRIDFTK is encoded by the coding sequence ATGAAACAGTTAACTGCTCGTGATATGGCACAAATTGCCATTGTTGCTGCGATTTATATCGTATTGACCATTACCCCACCTCTTAACGCTATGGCCTACTATGGCTATCAATTCCGTGTTTCGGAAATGATGAATTTCTTAGCTTTTTACAATAAGAAGTACTTGATTGCGGTGACGCTTGGTTGTATGATTGCTAACTTATTTAGTTTTGGATGGATCGATGTCTTTGTCGGTGGAGGTTCAACCTTTGTCTTCTTAGGACTTGGACTCATTCTATTTGGTCGATTCAAAAACAAGTTCTTGTTTGACGGTCTTATTCGCTTGGACCATTTCTTGTTTGCGATTTTCTTTTCCATCTCCATGTTTACGATTGCCTTGGAACTATACTACCTTCAAGGCCAACCATTCTTCTATAACTGGTTGACTATGGGATTGGGTGAATTCGCATCCTTGATTTTTGGAGCGATTGTGATCAATCAACTTTCTAAACGGATCGATTTTACAAAATAG
- a CDS encoding LTA synthase family protein: MKKITNSILNFMSTRLGFVLTLLLLYWFKTMWAYSVDFNLDIQGPYQIFLAVINPLPISLLFIGLALYIKRTKLFYSLAFGIYLLLFIWLISNSIYYREFTDFVTVNTMLASSKVSAGLGAAALELFRPWDVIYILDFPILAFFFFKKWIRMDNRPFNKRASFAVTSLSAMLFSANLFLAEIDRPELLTRGFSNYYVVRALGLPAFLGYSANQTYAANKERSKASEADLKPVEEYIQQHYAKPNPEYFGMAKGRNVIYIHLESFQQFLIDYKLKVDDKEYEVTPFLNSLYHSKETFAFSNVFNQVKAGKTSDAETMIETGLFGLNQGSFMVNYGGTNTQQAAPFILSKNGYNSSAVFHGNAGSFWNRNTAYKQWGYNYFFDASYFTKQNSSNSFQYGLNDKYMLKDSIKYLERLQQPFYTKFITVSNHYPYTTSLSGDDLGFPLAKTQDETINGYFATANYLDSSIKAFFDYLKESGLYKNSIIVLYGDHYGISNSRNPALAPLLGKNSETWSSYDNAMLQRVPYMVVIPGMDKGGIINTYGGEIDMLPTLEHLLGIESNKFLQVGQDMLSPDHDQIVAFRSANYFVTPEYTSYSGRTYYTKTGEEITNPDEKTKEELDKIREAANLQLKISDSIQTGDLLRFFKGNDLGKVNPDDYSYTNSFKALKKIEKEKGDKSTSLYNQRGNQSTVDLFKAPTYKELHPEDDSSSSTETSSSSSK; encoded by the coding sequence GTGAAAAAAATTACGAATTCGATACTCAATTTCATGAGTACCAGACTAGGATTTGTCTTGACCCTTCTGTTGCTCTACTGGTTCAAAACCATGTGGGCCTATTCAGTTGATTTTAACTTAGACATTCAAGGACCCTATCAGATTTTTCTAGCAGTGATCAACCCATTGCCGATCAGTCTGCTCTTCATCGGTCTAGCACTCTATATCAAACGAACCAAGCTCTTTTATAGTTTGGCCTTTGGGATCTACCTTCTCTTATTTATTTGGTTGATTTCCAATTCCATCTATTATCGAGAGTTTACAGACTTCGTAACGGTCAATACCATGTTGGCTTCCAGCAAGGTTTCTGCCGGTCTCGGAGCTGCTGCTTTAGAATTGTTCCGCCCTTGGGATGTGATCTACATTCTAGATTTCCCTATCCTCGCTTTCTTCTTCTTTAAGAAATGGATTCGAATGGACAATCGTCCCTTCAATAAACGAGCTAGTTTTGCGGTTACCTCTTTATCGGCTATGCTCTTTTCGGCCAACCTTTTCCTCGCAGAAATTGACCGACCTGAGCTCTTGACTCGTGGGTTCTCAAACTACTATGTCGTTCGTGCCCTAGGATTACCAGCCTTTCTGGGGTATAGCGCTAATCAGACCTATGCTGCCAACAAAGAACGTTCCAAAGCCTCCGAAGCAGATCTAAAACCGGTGGAAGAATATATCCAACAGCATTACGCCAAGCCTAATCCTGAGTACTTTGGAATGGCCAAAGGCCGTAACGTCATCTACATTCACTTGGAAAGTTTCCAACAATTCTTGATCGATTACAAGTTGAAAGTAGACGATAAAGAATATGAAGTGACACCTTTCTTAAACTCACTTTACCACTCGAAAGAAACCTTTGCCTTTTCAAATGTCTTTAACCAAGTTAAGGCAGGGAAAACGTCTGATGCGGAGACCATGATTGAAACAGGCCTCTTCGGACTCAACCAAGGTTCCTTTATGGTGAACTATGGTGGAACCAATACCCAACAGGCTGCACCATTTATTCTTTCAAAAAATGGTTACAACTCAAGCGCTGTTTTCCACGGGAATGCTGGAAGTTTCTGGAATCGAAATACCGCCTATAAACAATGGGGCTACAATTACTTCTTTGATGCCAGCTACTTCACCAAACAAAACAGCAGCAATTCCTTCCAGTATGGTCTTAATGACAAATACATGCTCAAGGATTCCATCAAATACCTAGAAAGATTGCAACAGCCTTTCTATACGAAGTTCATTACGGTTTCCAACCACTATCCTTATACAACTAGCTTGTCAGGAGATGATCTCGGCTTCCCTCTAGCTAAGACTCAGGACGAAACCATCAATGGCTATTTTGCGACCGCTAACTACCTAGATTCTTCGATCAAGGCCTTCTTTGATTACCTGAAAGAATCTGGTCTTTACAAAAATTCCATCATCGTTCTCTATGGGGACCACTACGGAATTTCAAACTCCCGCAACCCAGCTCTTGCCCCTCTACTTGGTAAGAACTCTGAAACGTGGTCAAGCTATGACAATGCCATGTTGCAACGCGTTCCTTATATGGTAGTTATTCCTGGAATGGACAAGGGAGGCATTATCAACACCTATGGTGGCGAAATTGATATGCTCCCAACCTTGGAACATTTGCTAGGCATTGAATCCAACAAATTCCTCCAAGTTGGTCAAGATATGCTCTCACCAGATCATGATCAAATCGTAGCCTTCCGCTCCGCTAACTACTTTGTGACTCCTGAGTATACGAGCTATAGTGGCCGGACCTATTACACCAAAACAGGTGAGGAAATCACGAACCCAGACGAAAAAACCAAGGAAGAACTGGACAAGATTAGGGAGGCTGCTAACCTGCAATTGAAGATTAGCGATAGCATCCAGACCGGTGACCTCCTTCGCTTCTTCAAGGGCAATGATCTTGGAAAAGTCAATCCAGATGATTATTCCTACACTAATTCCTTCAAGGCATTGAAGAAGATTGAAAAGGAAAAAGGTGACAAATCAACCAGCCTTTATAACCAACGTGGCAATCAGTCCACCGTTGATCTCTTCAAGGCACCTACTTATAAAGAATTGCACCCAGAAGACGATAGTTCTTCCTCAACAGAGACCAGTAGCAGTTCTTCTAAATAA
- a CDS encoding GtrA family protein: MKILIKKFFDNEILSYLFFGVATTIVSVGTRLFIYQVSRDERLATAIGNIAGILFAFATNDTIVFKQERKGWFQRLIRFAIARSGTFILDMALTEIFVKQFPGIIGQFVNNNKSQINLIETLFAQVAIVVLNYVFSKLFVFKNKNKA, translated from the coding sequence ATGAAAATACTAATTAAAAAATTTTTTGATAATGAAATTTTATCCTATCTCTTTTTTGGGGTTGCCACAACCATTGTTTCCGTCGGAACCCGCCTCTTCATCTATCAAGTGTCTCGTGATGAACGATTAGCGACCGCGATTGGAAACATCGCTGGGATCCTCTTTGCCTTTGCGACCAACGATACCATTGTCTTTAAACAAGAAAGAAAGGGCTGGTTTCAGCGCTTGATTCGATTTGCAATTGCGCGCTCTGGGACCTTTATTCTAGATATGGCCTTGACTGAGATTTTTGTCAAGCAATTCCCAGGAATTATCGGGCAATTTGTCAACAATAACAAGAGTCAAATCAATCTGATTGAAACCCTCTTTGCACAAGTGGCCATTGTGGTCCTCAATTACGTCTTTAGTAAACTCTTTGTCTTTAAAAACAAAAATAAGGCTTGA